From the genome of Turicibacter faecis, one region includes:
- a CDS encoding class I SAM-dependent methyltransferase — translation MNFNQVEEKTETDICKKRVHAISQEIESYIGHGPLEVMEFGCQTGLISLNLQHKIASGLMVDSSKRDIEVFENTLKAHHISHIKTFTGDILTSNFDQTFDVIYAAMVMSPIKDVQPIINKLASYLKKHGKLIIVDLLRDNGAFYSEEPNFEGHHGFKINEMVTHLTDAGLKDVLGRKFYSGYKPLKHKNHPYSLFSIVGVK, via the coding sequence TTGAATTTCAATCAGGTTGAAGAAAAAACAGAGACAGATATCTGTAAAAAACGCGTACATGCGATTAGTCAAGAAATTGAAAGCTATATCGGTCATGGTCCACTTGAAGTCATGGAATTCGGATGTCAAACAGGTCTAATCTCCTTAAATCTACAACACAAAATCGCATCAGGACTCATGGTGGATAGCTCAAAACGAGACATAGAAGTCTTCGAGAACACACTTAAAGCACATCATATTAGTCATATTAAAACATTTACGGGAGATATTCTAACGTCTAACTTCGATCAAACCTTTGACGTTATTTACGCCGCCATGGTGATGAGTCCTATCAAAGACGTCCAACCTATCATCAATAAGTTAGCGAGTTATTTAAAAAAACATGGAAAACTCATTATTGTCGATTTACTTCGTGATAACGGAGCCTTTTACTCTGAAGAACCAAATTTTGAAGGACATCATGGATTTAAAATTAATGAAATGGTGACTCATTTAACAGATGCCGGACTAAAAGACGTTCTCGGACGTAAGTTTTATTCGGGATACAAGCCATTAAAACATAAAAACCATCCTTATAGCCTATTTAGTATCGTTGGGGTAAAATAA
- a CDS encoding peptidylprolyl isomerase, with product MSKVLAKVKDYAITEEMLNETVDALRTQQHINITSEEQKQDLLDELIARQLVVEDAIESGLTQTEEFQKLYREFVFQHSIGQMFKTITVTDAECEAYYNENKEQFKEEMVRAAHILVEEEAQAKELLAAIEGGADFHELASANSKCPSGARGGDLGDFGRGQMVPEFEQAAFALNIGEVSGIVKTQFGYHLIKLLDKKDEVPFTDVKGQIEQYLMSKKQNEMYSNFTQGLKSKYTVEKA from the coding sequence ATGTCAAAAGTATTAGCAAAAGTTAAAGATTATGCGATTACTGAGGAGATGTTAAATGAAACAGTTGATGCGTTACGTACTCAACAACATATTAACATTACATCAGAAGAACAAAAGCAAGATTTATTAGATGAATTAATTGCTCGTCAGTTAGTCGTTGAAGATGCGATTGAATCTGGTTTAACACAAACAGAGGAATTCCAAAAATTATACCGTGAGTTTGTTTTCCAACACAGCATTGGACAAATGTTTAAAACAATTACGGTAACAGATGCTGAATGTGAAGCTTACTATAATGAAAATAAAGAGCAATTTAAAGAAGAAATGGTTCGTGCAGCTCACATTTTAGTTGAGGAAGAAGCACAAGCTAAAGAATTATTAGCAGCTATCGAAGGGGGAGCAGATTTCCACGAGTTAGCAAGTGCCAACTCTAAATGTCCATCAGGAGCACGTGGAGGAGACTTAGGTGATTTTGGACGTGGACAAATGGTTCCTGAATTTGAACAAGCAGCATTTGCCTTAAACATCGGAGAGGTTTCAGGAATTGTGAAAACACAATTTGGATACCATTTAATTAAATTATTAGATAAAAAAGATGAGGTTCCATTTACAGACGTAAAAGGACAAATCGAGCAATATTTAATGTCTAAAAAACAAAATGAGATGTATTCAAACTTCACTCAAGGATTAAAATCAAAATACACAGTTGAAAAAGCGTAA
- a CDS encoding DUF3139 domain-containing protein: MKFKILLLISIAFFSYAIYFYPVQKYFAEKNLEEYMIIQGTSSAVIQSKEILKDYKIGGYTISIVYADDPDYRYEYIYFPGEKELKDSMRCFVYDSENVEIGVTNKTVKYPPIN; the protein is encoded by the coding sequence ATGAAGTTTAAAATATTGTTACTTATCTCAATTGCATTCTTTTCATATGCAATATATTTTTATCCTGTTCAAAAATATTTTGCAGAAAAAAATTTAGAAGAATATATGATTATCCAAGGAACATCGAGTGCAGTTATACAATCTAAAGAAATTCTTAAAGATTACAAAATAGGTGGATACACAATATCTATAGTATATGCAGATGACCCAGATTATCGATATGAATATATATATTTTCCAGGTGAAAAAGAATTAAAAGATAGTATGCGATGCTTTGTTTATGACAGTGAAAATGTGGAAATAGGAGTAACCAACAAAACAGTTAAATATCCGCCTATTAATTAA
- a CDS encoding D-alanyl-D-alanine carboxypeptidase family protein codes for MWKLGKITSGVLVLGLALSGGFHALAIDKEQMEFHLTYKDFYQTNRQEVVDIIKYGFGFNDRHALMETDVDVPLRSDYALLVNLTTNEVIYEKRAHERTYPASLTKMMTVLVGLEHRMDVDIVMDVDFAILADEGAAIAGFYNGQSVSYDDLLYGVMLPSGADAAQMLAKVVAGSEEGFVELMNEKAQRLGMKDTHFTNVVGLHDDNHYSTPWDLAILEKVALSNDEFREIFSAPSYQASVAGSNGEPLIFTSRMFDRMGDPNFEGGQVLGGKTGYTHEAALCLASYATDGENEYALVTTHANGNSYTPQYHVLDALTAYDYFLNDEESEEVLIEDLQSGAQYLIAK; via the coding sequence ATGTGGAAATTAGGAAAGATAACATCGGGAGTTCTAGTATTAGGATTAGCGTTAAGTGGGGGATTCCATGCGTTAGCGATAGATAAAGAGCAAATGGAGTTTCATTTGACGTATAAAGATTTTTATCAAACGAATCGGCAAGAGGTAGTAGATATTATCAAGTATGGATTCGGGTTTAATGATCGTCATGCCTTAATGGAGACAGATGTTGATGTTCCTTTAAGGAGCGATTATGCACTGCTTGTTAATTTAACAACGAATGAGGTTATTTATGAAAAACGGGCACATGAACGAACGTATCCAGCTTCATTGACGAAAATGATGACGGTTCTTGTGGGACTGGAACATCGAATGGATGTTGATATTGTGATGGACGTTGATTTTGCAATATTAGCCGATGAGGGGGCAGCCATTGCTGGCTTTTATAATGGACAATCGGTAAGTTATGATGATTTATTATACGGTGTCATGCTACCCTCAGGGGCCGATGCGGCACAGATGTTAGCTAAAGTTGTGGCAGGTTCGGAGGAAGGGTTTGTTGAACTGATGAACGAGAAGGCCCAACGTTTAGGCATGAAAGATACTCATTTTACGAATGTCGTTGGTCTTCATGATGATAATCATTACTCCACGCCATGGGATTTAGCGATTTTAGAAAAAGTAGCCTTATCAAATGATGAGTTTCGTGAAATTTTTTCAGCACCATCGTACCAAGCAAGCGTCGCGGGTAGTAATGGGGAACCATTAATTTTTACGAGCCGAATGTTTGATCGCATGGGAGATCCAAACTTCGAGGGCGGTCAGGTTCTTGGTGGGAAAACAGGTTATACACATGAAGCGGCCCTTTGTCTTGCAAGTTATGCAACAGATGGGGAGAACGAATATGCGCTTGTAACGACCCATGCCAATGGAAATTCATATACACCACAATATCATGTATTAGATGCCTTAACTGCCTATGATTATTTTTTAAATGATGAGGAGTCAGAGGAAGTTTTGATTGAAGATTTACAAAGTGGTGCCCAGTACTTGATTGCGAAATAG
- a CDS encoding alpha/beta hydrolase: MNLKKEVAHQPFSCEIAGAKTAVIFIHGILEGPYQFHGLSEKILDLGVSSFGLLLPGHGGSARQFAKSHRRQWVRYVDCQIEAISKRYPQIILVGHSMGTLLSLLACRKHPSIIGVVCLATPLAVKVNLKGFICSLKVLTGRYSQEDDYVLASYRAWSISKGSWGDYLHWIPRYLDLFHLMYETKRELPSVRQPLLFIHCQQDEFVRGKTTKILKNKLRGHDYELLELCESGHFYYRNDEGTQLEEAILAFITKCQQQHNKKR; this comes from the coding sequence ATGAATTTAAAAAAGGAAGTTGCGCATCAACCATTTTCATGTGAAATTGCAGGCGCTAAAACGGCCGTTATTTTTATCCACGGAATTTTAGAAGGTCCGTATCAATTTCATGGATTATCTGAGAAAATTTTAGACTTAGGGGTTTCCTCATTTGGTCTTTTACTCCCAGGTCATGGAGGAAGTGCGAGACAGTTTGCGAAAAGTCATCGTCGTCAATGGGTCCGTTATGTCGATTGTCAAATTGAGGCGATTTCAAAAAGATATCCACAAATTATTTTGGTCGGACATTCAATGGGGACTTTGCTTTCATTACTTGCTTGTCGTAAGCATCCCTCGATTATTGGTGTCGTTTGTTTAGCAACCCCTTTAGCAGTAAAGGTCAATTTAAAAGGGTTTATTTGTTCATTAAAGGTTTTAACCGGGCGATATAGTCAAGAGGATGATTACGTTTTGGCCAGTTATCGGGCATGGAGTATTTCGAAGGGATCGTGGGGCGATTATCTTCATTGGATTCCAAGGTATTTGGATTTATTTCATTTAATGTACGAAACGAAAAGAGAGCTTCCTTCGGTGAGACAACCTTTGCTTTTTATTCACTGTCAACAGGACGAATTTGTCCGCGGTAAAACCACAAAAATTTTAAAGAATAAATTGAGAGGACATGATTACGAACTGCTTGAATTATGCGAATCGGGGCATTTCTACTATCGAAATGATGAGGGGACACAATTAGAAGAGGCAATCTTAGCTTTTATTACTAAGTGTCAACAACAACATAATAAAAAAAGATGA
- the vanR gene encoding VanR-ABDEGLN family response regulator transcription factor, with the protein MNKRILIVDDEPEILELLALYLRNEGFSCFLFPNGKDALDSLQENTYDLAILDLMLPDMDGFTICSKIREHYKFPIIMLTARNEDMDKITGLTLGADDYVTKPFNPLEIVARVKAQMRRLTQYHEITVLKNEEVIDIAGLSINYQTHQCFLNNQPISLTPTEFSILWYLCQNRGCVVSSEQLFQAVWKDKYFKNENNTVMVHIRRLREKLHEPPGKPKLIKTVWGVGYKIEG; encoded by the coding sequence ATGAATAAACGAATTTTAATTGTGGATGACGAACCAGAAATTTTGGAGTTGTTGGCGCTTTATTTAAGAAATGAAGGATTCTCGTGTTTTTTATTTCCTAATGGGAAAGATGCATTGGACTCACTCCAAGAGAACACCTATGATTTGGCAATCTTAGATTTAATGTTACCTGATATGGATGGATTTACGATTTGCTCAAAAATTCGCGAACATTATAAGTTTCCGATTATTATGTTAACGGCGCGAAACGAAGATATGGATAAGATAACGGGATTAACACTAGGAGCGGATGATTATGTGACGAAGCCTTTTAATCCATTAGAAATTGTGGCACGCGTGAAAGCTCAGATGAGACGTCTGACTCAGTATCATGAAATCACTGTCTTAAAAAATGAAGAGGTGATTGATATTGCGGGATTATCGATCAATTATCAAACTCATCAATGTTTTTTGAATAATCAGCCTATTTCTCTTACCCCAACAGAATTTTCGATTTTATGGTATTTATGTCAGAACCGTGGATGCGTGGTAAGTTCGGAGCAGTTGTTTCAGGCGGTTTGGAAGGATAAGTATTTTAAAAACGAGAATAATACGGTGATGGTCCATATACGGCGCCTTCGTGAGAAGTTGCATGAGCCACCCGGGAAACCTAAGCTGATTAAGACGGTATGGGGAGTAGGTTATAAAATTGAAGGATAA
- the acpP gene encoding acyl carrier protein, whose translation MVFNRVKEIIVDELGVEEASVTIESTLEDLGADSLDAVELIMALEEEYDLEIAEDDAKTMKSVKNIVDYIESHQ comes from the coding sequence ATGGTATTTAATCGCGTGAAAGAAATTATTGTAGATGAATTAGGTGTAGAAGAGGCATCAGTAACAATTGAATCAACATTAGAAGATTTAGGGGCTGACTCATTAGATGCTGTAGAATTAATCATGGCTTTAGAAGAAGAGTATGATTTAGAAATCGCTGAAGACGATGCAAAAACAATGAAAAGCGTTAAAAACATCGTTGATTATATTGAAAGTCATCAATAA
- a CDS encoding sensor histidine kinase produces MKDNFKKLKRKLLLEAIGLIVMSVILGAIFLHLFVDGVLESWFAEGFVTWLQNWMGLDYYAARQIYLKIFVYNKPMILGGAFLLLLGGALYVMGMRLTRYYQEMAQAVHKLLDESDEPIVMSDGLEFMATELNEVKRVLKHRERVARESEQRKNDLVMYLAHDIKTPLTSIIGYLSLLEESQELPSTFRQKYTGICLDKSYRLETLINEFFEITRFNIHEVVLEKETFNLTFMMEQLVDEFYPLLLEKNLKINLMYEEEVEFYGDVDKLVRVFNNLLKNAVAYSYPQSIIELHIFKTVAEVTLTFKNQGKTIPKHKLETIFEKFYRLDTSRTSQTGGSGLGLAIAKEIVVAHKGTIEVESSEAGTIFTITLPYSK; encoded by the coding sequence TTGAAGGATAATTTTAAAAAGTTAAAACGGAAGTTGCTTTTAGAGGCGATTGGTCTCATTGTGATGAGTGTCATTTTGGGCGCGATATTTTTACATTTATTTGTGGATGGTGTCTTGGAATCATGGTTTGCTGAAGGATTTGTGACGTGGCTTCAAAATTGGATGGGGCTAGATTATTATGCGGCACGTCAGATTTATCTTAAAATCTTTGTCTACAATAAGCCGATGATTTTAGGTGGAGCTTTTTTATTGTTACTTGGCGGGGCTCTTTATGTGATGGGGATGAGGTTAACGCGCTATTACCAAGAAATGGCCCAAGCGGTGCACAAATTATTAGATGAATCAGATGAGCCGATTGTCATGAGTGATGGTCTCGAGTTTATGGCAACTGAGTTAAACGAGGTGAAGCGCGTTCTTAAACATCGCGAACGAGTGGCCCGAGAGAGTGAACAGCGTAAAAATGATTTGGTCATGTATTTGGCTCATGATATTAAGACTCCGTTAACTTCTATTATTGGATATTTGAGTTTACTTGAGGAATCTCAAGAATTACCGAGCACCTTTAGGCAGAAGTATACGGGGATTTGTTTAGATAAATCTTATCGTTTGGAAACATTAATTAATGAATTTTTCGAGATTACTCGCTTTAATATTCACGAAGTCGTCCTTGAAAAAGAGACATTTAATTTAACCTTTATGATGGAACAATTAGTGGATGAGTTTTATCCTCTTTTGCTAGAAAAGAACTTAAAGATTAATCTTATGTATGAAGAAGAAGTTGAATTTTATGGAGATGTGGATAAGTTAGTGCGGGTGTTTAATAACCTATTGAAAAATGCCGTTGCTTATAGTTATCCCCAATCGATCATTGAACTTCATATTTTTAAAACGGTAGCGGAAGTTACATTGACCTTTAAGAATCAAGGAAAGACGATTCCTAAACACAAACTAGAAACGATCTTTGAAAAATTTTATCGTTTAGATACTTCAAGAACCTCCCAAACTGGGGGATCGGGACTTGGATTAGCCATTGCTAAAGAAATTGTCGTTGCTCATAAAGGAACTATTGAAGTCGAAAGTAGTGAAGCGGGAACGATCTTCACCATTACGCTTCCTTATTCTAAATAA
- a CDS encoding HD domain-containing protein: MVEQILNDSEIVAIYHEIEKMEVETGGWAYHNLTHVKNVANLTEQLLRHLNQDEFFIEEVKVAALLHDIGSLDGKADHAQRSYEYAKNYFKHHRLNLRHEKLILDAIKEHSNGFECNNLMTLVLILADKLDITNQRLAPAGYQIDGLNEIQYIDSIDVSIINGALYVHFITQPDFNKESFEKFYFSKKVFQAIKSFSTKLNLNYHVKLNQRAWDIK, translated from the coding sequence ATGGTAGAGCAAATTTTAAATGATTCAGAAATTGTAGCGATTTATCATGAAATAGAAAAAATGGAAGTAGAGACCGGAGGTTGGGCATATCATAATCTTACACATGTTAAAAATGTAGCGAATTTAACGGAACAATTACTTCGTCATTTAAATCAAGATGAATTTTTCATTGAAGAAGTTAAAGTAGCGGCTCTCTTACATGACATTGGTAGTCTAGATGGGAAAGCAGATCACGCTCAACGGAGTTACGAATATGCTAAAAATTATTTTAAGCATCACCGTTTAAATTTAAGACATGAAAAACTTATTCTTGATGCGATTAAAGAACATAGTAATGGTTTTGAATGTAATAATCTCATGACACTTGTTCTCATTCTTGCAGATAAACTTGATATTACAAACCAACGTCTTGCTCCAGCAGGTTATCAGATTGATGGATTAAATGAAATCCAATACATCGATAGTATCGATGTATCCATTATTAATGGGGCACTCTATGTCCATTTCATCACACAACCAGACTTTAATAAAGAATCTTTTGAAAAATTCTATTTCTCTAAGAAAGTCTTTCAGGCGATTAAATCTTTTTCAACAAAACTAAATCTAAACTACCATGTCAAACTGAATCAACGAGCCTGGGACATTAAATAA
- a CDS encoding DUF3888 domain-containing protein, with product MVERILYKSIEKSVNNVYGENKRTSWDYRIINIERGYYPEPYLYRLTIEFETFTGAHKPPVDTNVAVYDIISFDPTIVKEISYEHYLNER from the coding sequence ATGGTAGAAAGAATTCTTTACAAATCCATTGAAAAATCAGTAAACAATGTTTATGGAGAGAATAAAAGAACATCTTGGGATTATAGAATCATAAACATTGAACGTGGATATTATCCTGAACCCTATTTGTATAGATTAACGATAGAATTTGAAACATTTACTGGAGCTCATAAACCACCTGTTGATACTAATGTTGCAGTATACGACATCATAAGTTTTGATCCAACAATAGTAAAAGAAATAAGTTATGAACATTATTTAAATGAAAGATAG
- a CDS encoding patatin-like phospholipase family protein, whose protein sequence is MIFRGRKLFNLKVGLVLAGGGAKGAYQAGVIRALWDLDLINNIDVVSGVSIGTLNALCLCMKDKDLIERSWRSLSYSKIVTKSDSIKLSYLSDLIKRFTTHTGDFTKASGLELSELGLISQKGIRDYIQEFVDVGTLNQTKIEVYCCAYNVTDGYPEYFKLNEYSEEEVIDITLGSCAVPYIFPSITFKGKQYADGGINNPRYSRANADNVPIAPLKNHDLDLIIVVHLTYTDKVDRRLYPHARLIEIYPSNSLELINGSGTLNFNQASITEKIQMGYRDTLVTLSPMLIALLKGKDITPYIRQHAKWNEQFLKKYQK, encoded by the coding sequence ATGATATTTCGTGGACGAAAGCTATTTAACTTGAAAGTTGGTTTAGTATTAGCAGGTGGAGGGGCTAAAGGGGCCTACCAAGCAGGAGTCATACGCGCATTGTGGGATCTAGACTTAATTAATAATATCGATGTCGTATCCGGCGTTTCAATTGGTACATTGAATGCCCTTTGCTTATGCATGAAAGATAAGGATTTGATCGAACGTAGCTGGCGATCACTCTCGTATTCGAAAATCGTTACTAAATCGGACTCCATTAAACTTAGTTATCTGAGTGACCTGATTAAACGATTTACAACGCATACCGGTGATTTCACTAAAGCTTCCGGTCTTGAGTTAAGTGAGTTAGGATTAATCTCGCAAAAAGGTATCCGTGATTACATTCAGGAGTTTGTAGACGTTGGGACACTAAATCAAACGAAGATAGAGGTTTATTGTTGCGCATATAACGTGACAGATGGTTATCCAGAATATTTTAAATTAAACGAGTATAGTGAAGAAGAGGTCATTGATATTACACTCGGCTCATGTGCGGTTCCGTATATTTTTCCGTCAATCACGTTTAAAGGAAAGCAGTATGCTGATGGGGGGATTAATAATCCTCGATACAGTCGGGCTAATGCGGATAATGTCCCCATTGCCCCGTTAAAAAATCATGATTTAGATTTAATTATTGTAGTCCACTTAACTTATACGGATAAAGTCGACCGACGACTTTATCCACATGCCCGCTTGATTGAGATTTATCCCTCTAACTCATTAGAATTAATCAATGGATCAGGAACTCTAAACTTTAATCAGGCATCAATTACAGAAAAGATTCAAATGGGTTATCGGGATACATTAGTAACTCTTTCCCCGATGTTGATTGCCCTTTTAAAGGGAAAAGACATTACGCCATATATTAGACAACACGCTAAATGGAACGAACAATTTTTAAAAAAATACCAAAAGTAA
- a CDS encoding TIGR01906 family membrane protein, translating into MLKRKSIKEVVVEGVGAIWFFLALVSTVVLIVLNCTPIYRYVINRYQLTTITGLSEEKLMLNYKSMISYLQSPSRGMLQLPDFSMSEAGMIHFAEVKHIFLVLYVIVLLFILAFGVFLVTRHHHKDKCILSTFNRGANLTFLTFGILIFFITINFSGTFTVFHKLFFNNNYWMFDYRTDPVILALPEQLFMIISIIIIMSLFAICGYIKYVYYKGKKSLAAR; encoded by the coding sequence ATGTTAAAGCGTAAGTCAATTAAAGAAGTCGTTGTAGAGGGAGTAGGCGCCATTTGGTTTTTTTTAGCGCTCGTTTCAACGGTGGTATTAATTGTACTAAATTGTACTCCAATTTATCGATATGTGATTAATCGGTACCAATTAACAACGATAACTGGGTTATCAGAGGAAAAACTAATGCTCAATTATAAAAGTATGATTTCCTATTTACAAAGCCCTTCACGTGGGATGTTACAGTTACCGGATTTTTCAATGAGTGAGGCGGGAATGATACACTTTGCGGAAGTTAAGCATATCTTTCTTGTGTTATACGTGATTGTTCTGTTATTTATTCTAGCATTTGGGGTATTTCTTGTCACACGACATCATCATAAGGATAAATGTATTTTATCGACGTTTAATCGAGGGGCTAATTTAACCTTCTTAACGTTTGGAATTTTAATCTTCTTTATTACTATCAATTTTTCGGGAACATTCACCGTGTTTCATAAACTCTTTTTTAATAATAATTATTGGATGTTTGATTATCGAACAGATCCTGTTATCTTAGCGTTACCTGAGCAACTATTTATGATTATTAGCATCATTATTATTATGAGCTTATTCGCTATTTGTGGATATATTAAGTATGTTTATTATAAAGGAAAGAAAAGTCTAGCTGCTCGTTAG
- a CDS encoding D-alanyl-D-alanine carboxypeptidase family protein — protein MKRAKIFLRGIVLITLIGLLFHFGQGILDPQEGLSLQRHSNQQPGFDLNAYQPVDDSSWNIQSRYALLVNRETGRVLYQRKANQKMYPASLTKIMTVLVAIEQLEEEEMTVISDFTNLYESGAALAGFFPGETVRAIDLLYGTMLSSGAEAAESLAQNISGSVDNFVALMNQKARELGMNQTHFENVTGLHDKGHYTTAKDLAILLNDALSNERFKQIFTAIQYEMPSTTNHPSGLFMASRMFAKLNDVTFRGGQFLGGKTGYTEEAGLCLASLASDGESEYILVTAGAPGGPRTEQTNISDAINLYERFLNE, from the coding sequence ATGAAACGAGCAAAAATTTTTTTAAGAGGGATTGTTTTAATCACTTTAATAGGATTACTATTTCATTTTGGACAAGGAATACTTGATCCACAAGAGGGTTTATCTCTCCAACGACACTCAAATCAACAACCTGGTTTTGATCTTAATGCTTATCAACCCGTGGACGATTCTTCATGGAATATTCAGAGTCGATATGCTTTGCTTGTGAACCGAGAAACCGGACGTGTCTTATACCAACGAAAAGCAAACCAAAAGATGTATCCGGCATCTTTAACTAAGATCATGACTGTGTTAGTGGCCATTGAGCAATTAGAAGAGGAAGAGATGACTGTTATTTCTGATTTTACAAATTTATATGAGTCGGGGGCGGCGCTTGCTGGATTTTTCCCAGGAGAGACTGTTCGTGCGATCGATTTACTGTACGGAACCATGCTTTCATCAGGGGCAGAGGCGGCAGAAAGTTTAGCACAGAATATTTCGGGTTCTGTGGATAATTTTGTTGCATTGATGAATCAAAAAGCACGAGAACTTGGAATGAATCAGACCCATTTTGAAAACGTGACAGGACTTCATGACAAAGGACATTATACAACAGCGAAGGATCTCGCCATTTTATTAAATGACGCGCTTTCGAATGAACGATTTAAACAGATTTTTACCGCTATTCAGTATGAAATGCCATCCACAACCAATCACCCTTCAGGTCTATTCATGGCGAGTCGAATGTTCGCTAAATTAAATGATGTGACCTTTAGGGGCGGTCAATTTTTAGGTGGGAAGACGGGATATACAGAAGAGGCGGGCCTTTGTCTTGCGAGTTTAGCGTCAGATGGTGAGTCTGAGTATATTTTAGTTACTGCGGGGGCACCAGGAGGTCCAAGAACTGAACAAACCAACATCTCTGATGCGATTAATTTATATGAACGTTTCCTTAATGAGTAA
- a CDS encoding 5'-methylthioadenosine/adenosylhomocysteine nucleosidase, producing the protein MKKSLITLCAIAVIALTAMVGCSNSSAKDVQPLGIIGAMEEEVEIIKSKMNVQETVEIANMTFYRGTIDGKEIVLVRSGVGKVNMAACTQLLIDQFNVEALINSGVAGTLNPELNQGDIVLSTAAVQHDFDTTAVGGKLGEIDRLGIDFFPASQELLATAKKAASTLTDISVVEGDVASGDQFVAGGETAQKIKDHFGEVSAVEMEGAAMAQVAYLNEIPYLIIRSISDKADGGADLSYEEFLPLAAKNSSEFVLKLIELY; encoded by the coding sequence ATGAAAAAATCATTAATAACTTTATGTGCTATTGCGGTTATCGCACTAACAGCAATGGTTGGATGCTCAAATTCATCAGCAAAGGATGTGCAGCCGTTAGGGATTATCGGAGCGATGGAGGAAGAAGTAGAAATAATTAAATCAAAAATGAATGTTCAAGAGACTGTTGAAATCGCCAATATGACGTTTTATCGTGGAACAATTGATGGGAAAGAAATCGTATTAGTGCGTTCAGGAGTTGGTAAAGTCAATATGGCTGCTTGTACACAACTTTTAATCGATCAATTTAATGTGGAGGCCCTAATTAATTCTGGTGTTGCCGGAACACTAAATCCTGAATTAAATCAAGGTGATATCGTTCTATCAACTGCAGCAGTACAACATGATTTTGATACAACAGCGGTTGGTGGAAAATTAGGTGAAATTGATCGTTTAGGGATCGACTTTTTCCCAGCAAGTCAAGAACTCTTAGCAACTGCAAAGAAAGCGGCCAGCACTCTAACTGACATTTCAGTCGTAGAAGGAGACGTCGCATCAGGTGATCAATTCGTTGCTGGTGGTGAAACAGCACAGAAAATTAAAGATCATTTCGGTGAGGTTTCGGCCGTAGAAATGGAAGGTGCAGCAATGGCACAGGTTGCCTACTTAAACGAAATTCCCTACCTCATCATTCGTTCAATTTCTGATAAAGCTGACGGTGGGGCCGACTTATCCTATGAAGAATTTTTACCTTTAGCAGCGAAAAACTCAAGTGAGTTTGTCTTAAAACTCATCGAACTTTACTAA
- a CDS encoding MarR family winged helix-turn-helix transcriptional regulator has protein sequence MDRSRKVVNDLLTDVFNQILILEERNLTEHDAVDVTMTEIHVIEAIRKCEPPTMGTVSKRLMITMGTLTTSVNRLVEKGYVTRKRDVNDRRVVLLDLTEKGQQVFEIHEAFHEELVNAALKDLEFREDLVLALESIYRFFKKLQEKHQQ, from the coding sequence ATGGATCGTTCGAGAAAAGTGGTCAATGATTTGTTAACTGACGTCTTTAACCAAATTTTGATTTTAGAAGAGCGAAATTTAACAGAGCATGATGCAGTCGATGTGACGATGACCGAGATTCATGTCATTGAAGCGATTCGTAAATGTGAACCGCCGACCATGGGAACCGTGTCTAAGCGATTGATGATTACGATGGGTACATTAACGACTTCAGTGAATCGATTAGTGGAAAAAGGATATGTCACACGTAAGCGTGATGTGAATGATCGTCGTGTTGTTCTACTCGATTTAACAGAGAAAGGTCAACAGGTGTTTGAAATCCATGAGGCTTTTCATGAAGAGTTAGTGAATGCTGCTTTAAAAGATTTAGAGTTTCGCGAAGATTTAGTTCTAGCTTTAGAAAGTATTTACCGCTTCTTTAAAAAGTTGCAGGAAAAACATCAACAGTAA